In one window of Posidoniimonas corsicana DNA:
- a CDS encoding integrase core domain-containing protein — protein MTTSLQPWHVAFIWAVGWVNRQQQLVIEYLCAENRVLREQVHKKRILLTDDQRRRLAVKGKELGRKGLESITTLFTPDTILRWHRQLVAQKWDYSQRRMRAGRPPVSEEVTKLIVRFAKQNRSWGYRRIQGALANLGHDVSESTVANVMKANGLEPAPIRRKRTPWKEFLKAHWDQLSAVDFTSVEVWTPRGLITFYALFVIELKSRRVTFAGLTTSPNDAWMQQVARNLIDDEDGFLKDSKLLLMDRDTKFSAAFRHTLSLGGVHALRLPPKTPNLNAYVERFMRSLKEECLDRMIFFGEGSLRNAIRQYLEHYHTERNNQGIENRLIEEPDEQPPDGVVQCRERLGGMLKHYHWMAA, from the coding sequence ATGACCACGTCTCTGCAACCTTGGCATGTCGCCTTCATCTGGGCGGTTGGCTGGGTGAATCGTCAGCAGCAGTTGGTGATCGAGTACCTCTGTGCCGAGAATCGGGTTTTGCGAGAGCAGGTTCACAAGAAACGCATCCTGCTGACGGATGACCAGCGAAGAAGGCTGGCCGTGAAGGGGAAGGAGCTGGGGAGGAAGGGCCTCGAGTCAATCACGACCCTCTTCACGCCTGACACCATTCTGCGTTGGCACCGCCAACTGGTGGCTCAGAAGTGGGACTACAGCCAGCGACGCATGAGGGCCGGGCGGCCGCCGGTATCCGAAGAAGTGACGAAGTTGATCGTGCGGTTCGCGAAGCAGAATCGGTCGTGGGGCTACCGGCGGATTCAGGGAGCGCTAGCCAACCTGGGCCACGACGTCTCGGAATCGACGGTCGCCAATGTCATGAAGGCCAACGGCTTAGAGCCGGCTCCGATCCGTAGGAAACGAACGCCTTGGAAGGAGTTCTTGAAGGCGCATTGGGACCAGCTCTCAGCGGTCGATTTCACTAGCGTTGAAGTATGGACTCCAAGAGGCCTGATCACGTTCTACGCCTTGTTCGTGATCGAGCTGAAGTCGCGTCGGGTCACCTTCGCCGGCCTGACGACTTCCCCGAACGACGCCTGGATGCAGCAGGTCGCGAGGAACCTGATCGATGACGAGGACGGCTTCCTCAAGGACTCCAAGTTGCTGCTAATGGACCGGGACACGAAGTTCTCCGCCGCGTTCCGCCACACGCTGAGCCTGGGCGGCGTGCATGCACTGCGGCTGCCGCCGAAGACGCCGAACCTGAACGCCTACGTCGAGCGATTCATGCGGAGCCTCAAGGAGGAGTGTCTCGACCGGATGATCTTCTTCGGCGAGGGCTCGCTTCGAAACGCGATTCGGCAATACCTGGAGCACTACCACACCGAACGCAATAACCAGGGAATCGAGAACCGGTTGATCGAAGAGCCTGACGAGCAGCCGCCGGACGGTGTAGTCCAGTGTCGCGAGCGGCTTGGCGGGATGCTCAAGCACTACCACTGGATGGCCGCCTGA
- a CDS encoding integrase core domain-containing protein has protein sequence MKGWFTPLMFLLARSREDQLRRQILFLKAELEMTRVRVPQSRIFLSNEERERLLELGDGIGSDVLKLVSIVHPRTYQRWRERKSQGQPPAKKMGRKGTPETLRQIVIRLAKQTGWGYGRIVGELKKLRIQCVGRTTVRTILKEEGVSPSPKRGRGTWDEFIKIHADTLWQCDFFSKMVVTKTGLRQAYVLAFLHVNSRRVICSPATLTPDDGWVTVQAESMLQQARSMELPVRYVVRDLDFKYSKRFDQTFAEAGVSVEPTAPRAPNQNAFVERWIGSIRGECLNRFIAFGLGHLDHLVESYLDYYHASRPHQRKENKPLLGVWPEVDDPPADGEEVVCREWLGGALKHYERKAA, from the coding sequence ATGAAGGGTTGGTTTACCCCGCTGATGTTTCTGCTGGCGCGTTCAAGAGAAGACCAGCTCAGGCGGCAGATCCTGTTCTTGAAGGCCGAGCTCGAGATGACCCGAGTTCGGGTGCCCCAAAGCCGGATCTTCCTTTCGAACGAGGAACGCGAACGACTGCTGGAACTGGGTGATGGCATCGGGTCGGACGTGCTGAAGCTGGTTTCAATCGTGCATCCCCGAACGTACCAGCGTTGGCGTGAGCGGAAAAGCCAAGGGCAGCCTCCCGCCAAGAAGATGGGGCGGAAAGGCACGCCGGAGACTCTACGTCAGATTGTGATTCGACTGGCGAAACAAACGGGCTGGGGCTACGGCCGGATTGTGGGCGAGCTCAAAAAGCTCCGGATCCAGTGCGTTGGACGCACCACGGTGCGGACAATTCTCAAAGAAGAGGGCGTATCGCCGAGCCCGAAGCGGGGCAGGGGGACTTGGGACGAGTTCATCAAGATCCACGCTGACACGCTTTGGCAGTGTGATTTCTTCTCGAAGATGGTCGTGACGAAGACCGGTTTGCGGCAGGCCTACGTGCTGGCGTTCCTGCACGTCAACTCGCGGCGGGTGATCTGCTCGCCGGCGACGCTCACGCCGGACGACGGTTGGGTTACTGTTCAGGCCGAGTCAATGCTGCAGCAGGCTCGGTCGATGGAGTTGCCCGTTCGTTACGTGGTCCGCGACCTCGACTTCAAGTACTCCAAGCGGTTCGACCAGACCTTCGCCGAAGCAGGTGTATCCGTCGAGCCGACAGCGCCGCGGGCGCCGAACCAGAACGCCTTTGTTGAGCGCTGGATCGGCTCGATCCGAGGTGAGTGCCTCAACCGGTTCATCGCCTTCGGCCTCGGCCACCTCGATCACCTCGTTGAGTCGTACCTGGATTACTACCACGCGTCTCGCCCTCACCAGCGGAAGGAGAACAAGCCGTTACTCGGCGTCTGGCCCGAGGTCGATGACCCGCCAGCTGACGGGGAGGAAGTCGTTTGCCGAGAGTGGCTCGGCGGGGCGCTAAAGCACTACGAACGCAAAGCCGCCTGA
- a CDS encoding DUF1501 domain-containing protein, whose translation MKLDTLQCEIGRRHLELATRRTFLKDCTTGLGALWLASQQATAAASSRSESGPLGLPHHTPKVKRVIFLHMIGAPSQLELFENKPELIAYDGKDCPNEFLKGKRFAFIQGIPKMLGPQYPFAQYGESGAWVSDRLPMFAKHVDDVCFIKSMQTDQFNHGPAQLMVHTGQPRLGYPSIGSWVTWGLGTENEDLPGFIVLLSGGRQPRVGKALWSGGFLPSVYQGVQCRSQGDPVLNISNPSGESRQERRVLLDALTKLNQQSYNTFGDEETLARIAQYELAFRMQSAAPEAMDITQEPQQVRDSYGANPGAESFANNCLLARRLAERGVRFIQLFDWGWDTHGSNESEALNVGFRRKCKQIDQPISALLTDLKQRGMMEDTLVVWSGEFGRTSMRENRGGAEMRFVGRDHNPHAFTLWMAGAGVRAGYTHGETDPMGFSIVRDPVHIRDFHATLLHLLGLDHRRLSIPFQGLNQKLTGVKEARVVTEVLANSAAASV comes from the coding sequence ATGAAACTCGATACGTTACAGTGTGAAATCGGCCGCCGCCATCTAGAGTTGGCGACTCGCCGAACGTTCTTAAAGGACTGCACCACGGGACTCGGTGCATTGTGGCTGGCGTCTCAGCAGGCGACCGCAGCGGCCAGCAGCCGGTCGGAGTCAGGACCTCTAGGATTGCCCCACCATACGCCAAAGGTGAAGCGGGTCATCTTTCTGCACATGATTGGCGCGCCCAGCCAGTTGGAGCTCTTTGAGAACAAGCCCGAACTAATAGCCTATGACGGCAAAGATTGCCCCAATGAATTCTTGAAGGGAAAGCGATTTGCGTTTATCCAGGGCATCCCCAAGATGCTTGGGCCACAGTACCCATTTGCTCAGTATGGAGAATCGGGCGCCTGGGTAAGCGACCGCCTGCCGATGTTCGCCAAGCACGTTGACGACGTCTGCTTTATAAAGTCAATGCAGACCGATCAATTCAACCACGGCCCTGCCCAGCTGATGGTTCACACCGGGCAGCCCCGCCTTGGTTATCCTTCTATTGGTTCCTGGGTGACCTGGGGACTCGGCACCGAAAACGAGGACCTCCCCGGCTTTATTGTGCTGCTCTCTGGCGGTCGGCAGCCGCGGGTCGGTAAAGCCCTCTGGAGCGGCGGTTTTCTGCCCTCGGTGTACCAGGGCGTCCAGTGCCGCTCGCAGGGTGATCCGGTGCTAAATATCTCAAACCCGAGCGGGGAGTCTCGGCAAGAGCGTCGCGTGCTACTTGATGCGCTCACGAAGCTCAACCAGCAGTCGTACAACACCTTCGGTGATGAAGAGACCCTTGCGCGGATTGCGCAATACGAACTCGCCTTCCGCATGCAGTCTGCGGCGCCAGAGGCGATGGACATCACCCAGGAGCCGCAACAGGTCCGCGACTCGTACGGCGCTAACCCTGGCGCCGAATCGTTCGCCAACAACTGCCTTCTGGCCCGCCGCCTTGCGGAACGTGGCGTACGGTTCATTCAACTCTTCGATTGGGGTTGGGACACGCACGGCTCAAACGAGTCAGAGGCCCTCAACGTTGGGTTCCGACGCAAGTGCAAGCAGATAGACCAGCCTATATCGGCCCTGCTCACCGACCTCAAACAACGCGGTATGATGGAGGACACTCTGGTCGTTTGGAGCGGCGAGTTCGGCCGCACATCGATGCGAGAGAACCGCGGCGGTGCCGAGATGAGGTTTGTTGGACGCGATCATAACCCGCACGCGTTCACCCTTTGGATGGCGGGCGCCGGCGTCCGCGCCGGTTACACCCACGGCGAGACCGACCCCATGGGCTTTTCCATTGTCCGCGACCCGGTTCACATACGCGACTTTCACGCCACACTACTGCACTTACTGGGGCTTGACCACCGGCGTCTCTCAATCCCTTTCCAAGGCCTCAACCAAAAGCTGACCGGCGTGAAGGAGGCCCGGGTCGTGACCGAGGTCTTGGCCAACAGCGCCGCCGCGTCAGTCTAG
- a CDS encoding PSD1 and planctomycete cytochrome C domain-containing protein: MPASDSPAAEPAEANHSEAGGPESEPPTRVDFNQHIRPVFVSHCLSCHGGVKQQAGISFVYRDQVLPPEGWIVEPGDPGSSIIIDRVIEDDPSLRMPPAEHGPPLSSREIDLLRQWIAEGATWKEHWAFEPPPEPEVPTVKNHAWARSDIDRFVQARREQVGLDAPPDSAPHRWLRRVSLDITGLPPSPEELERFLAELDSLGDGAYGRVVDRLLASPHYGERWASVWLDQVRYADSKGLGLDGPRSIWKYRDWVIRSLNADMPYDQFTIKQIAGDLLPGRDPENLIATACHRLTQTNEEGGTDDEEFRIAAVLDRVNTTWQTWQGMTFGCVQCHDHPYEPFRHEDYYRFAAFFNSTVDTDLGDDAPLFAAPLQTADYKVAEQLDEQIQSLQESLWAKGFGMLEDDGSWTPLQGLSAKTSNATVLDVEEQSAHDEFTTVGTIQHGATFTLEAPLPAGLESLTAIKGVVLPLDPEAAKGDSEWGFVWSHVSAELLLPSQSEAKPLDLVRVIGDEPHPIYDPQMSLDSKSGRGFAALSRIYYPRRVALVLSSPVVIPRGAKLRLTIAHRVQMVGAFSLTSRRGWLAVSGNPDFTDFANSPTIAKQREQLAKLQEQRREIRSTPTPVMQERPTHLARQTNVFERGLFLDKGKQVSAGVPSTMPPLSRNQPADRLAMAEWLASEKNPLTARVAVNRVWAQLFGVGLVETEEDFGSSGEPPSHPGLLDHLALRLQNQHDWRFKPLLRELVLSSTYRQSEVASSTAKTSDPNNRLLSRGPRHRLSSEMVRDQALALSGLLVRDLYGPPVKPPIPDGVWQPFAAYDRWPAAPRGDADRYRRSIYTYTKRSIPYPMFATFDQPSREFCSPRRLRSNTPLQALQTLNSESFDECTEALAERITQTTGTPEEQIAWGFKLVTCRPPKGEELTVLTELLEHPGGGAQAVAKVLLNLDEVLMK; the protein is encoded by the coding sequence GTGCCGGCGTCTGACTCACCCGCTGCAGAGCCTGCAGAAGCGAACCACTCCGAGGCTGGCGGTCCAGAATCAGAGCCCCCTACGCGCGTCGATTTCAATCAACACATCCGCCCAGTTTTCGTTTCTCATTGCCTGAGCTGCCACGGCGGGGTGAAGCAGCAGGCGGGAATCTCATTCGTCTATCGCGATCAGGTGCTTCCTCCGGAGGGTTGGATCGTCGAGCCAGGAGACCCCGGCAGTTCGATTATTATTGACCGAGTGATCGAAGACGATCCTTCCCTGCGGATGCCGCCTGCAGAGCATGGCCCCCCGCTTAGCAGCCGTGAAATCGACCTGCTGCGGCAATGGATCGCCGAAGGCGCCACCTGGAAAGAGCACTGGGCGTTCGAGCCTCCCCCTGAACCAGAAGTGCCGACCGTAAAGAACCATGCCTGGGCTAGGTCCGATATCGATCGATTCGTCCAAGCCCGTAGAGAGCAGGTAGGGCTAGATGCTCCGCCAGATTCAGCCCCCCACCGTTGGCTGCGTCGCGTCAGCCTCGACATCACCGGCCTGCCTCCTTCGCCAGAGGAACTGGAGCGTTTTCTTGCTGAGCTCGACTCGCTGGGCGACGGGGCCTACGGCCGTGTAGTCGACCGGCTGCTCGCGTCGCCCCATTATGGGGAGCGTTGGGCTAGCGTCTGGCTAGATCAAGTCCGCTACGCCGACTCCAAGGGGCTTGGCTTAGATGGTCCCCGCTCCATCTGGAAGTATCGCGACTGGGTGATCCGATCTCTCAACGCCGACATGCCCTACGACCAGTTCACAATCAAGCAGATTGCTGGCGACCTACTCCCTGGTCGAGACCCGGAAAACCTGATAGCGACCGCGTGCCACCGCCTCACACAAACCAACGAGGAGGGCGGCACCGATGACGAAGAATTCCGCATCGCTGCAGTGCTCGACAGGGTCAACACCACCTGGCAGACCTGGCAAGGAATGACATTCGGCTGCGTGCAGTGCCATGATCATCCCTACGAACCGTTCCGCCACGAAGACTATTACCGCTTCGCGGCCTTCTTCAATAGCACTGTCGACACCGACCTGGGGGACGACGCGCCGCTCTTCGCTGCGCCGCTTCAAACCGCTGACTACAAAGTGGCAGAGCAATTGGATGAGCAGATCCAGTCACTGCAAGAATCGCTCTGGGCAAAGGGTTTTGGCATGCTAGAGGACGACGGCTCATGGACGCCGCTGCAAGGCTTGTCAGCCAAGACCAGCAACGCCACGGTGCTCGATGTCGAAGAGCAGTCCGCCCACGACGAATTCACAACAGTCGGCACCATCCAGCACGGGGCCACGTTCACGCTCGAAGCCCCGCTCCCAGCGGGGCTCGAGTCGCTTACCGCGATTAAAGGAGTCGTGCTGCCGTTGGATCCAGAGGCGGCTAAGGGAGATTCTGAGTGGGGCTTCGTTTGGTCTCACGTCTCTGCGGAGCTGCTGCTGCCGTCGCAGTCAGAGGCCAAGCCGCTCGACCTTGTCCGCGTCATCGGCGACGAACCGCACCCAATCTATGATCCCCAGATGAGCCTCGACAGTAAGTCGGGACGCGGGTTTGCTGCGCTCTCGCGTATCTACTACCCGAGGCGCGTCGCGCTGGTCCTTAGTTCGCCGGTCGTGATCCCACGGGGCGCCAAACTCCGCCTGACCATTGCCCATCGAGTCCAGATGGTCGGCGCCTTCAGCCTCACGAGTCGGCGGGGGTGGCTGGCGGTCTCAGGCAACCCAGACTTCACCGACTTCGCCAACTCTCCTACTATTGCGAAGCAGCGGGAGCAACTCGCCAAATTACAAGAACAGCGTCGAGAGATTCGATCTACGCCGACACCCGTCATGCAGGAGCGACCAACTCACCTAGCGCGTCAAACGAACGTGTTTGAGCGTGGGCTCTTCCTGGACAAGGGCAAGCAGGTCTCGGCGGGCGTACCAAGTACGATGCCGCCGCTCTCAAGAAACCAGCCAGCCGATCGACTTGCAATGGCCGAGTGGCTGGCGTCCGAAAAGAATCCGTTAACCGCACGTGTCGCCGTGAATCGGGTTTGGGCGCAGCTCTTTGGCGTCGGCCTTGTCGAAACAGAAGAGGACTTCGGTTCTTCGGGAGAGCCTCCCTCGCACCCGGGGCTGCTGGATCACCTTGCACTCCGACTTCAGAATCAGCATGATTGGCGCTTCAAGCCGCTGCTCCGTGAGTTGGTTCTCTCTAGCACTTATCGCCAAAGCGAAGTCGCATCAAGCACTGCTAAGACATCTGACCCCAACAATCGGCTGCTGAGCCGCGGCCCCAGGCATCGTCTCTCGTCCGAGATGGTGCGAGACCAGGCATTGGCGCTGTCGGGGTTGCTGGTCCGCGATCTCTATGGCCCCCCTGTGAAGCCACCGATCCCGGACGGCGTGTGGCAGCCCTTCGCGGCCTACGATAGGTGGCCAGCGGCGCCTCGGGGCGACGCCGATCGCTACCGGCGGTCCATTTACACCTACACCAAACGGAGCATCCCGTACCCGATGTTCGCAACCTTTGATCAACCCTCACGGGAGTTTTGCTCGCCGCGTCGCCTGCGCTCCAATACCCCGCTCCAAGCGCTGCAGACTCTCAATAGTGAATCGTTTGATGAGTGCACCGAGGCGCTGGCGGAGCGGATCACGCAGACCACCGGCACGCCAGAAGAACAAATCGCGTGGGGCTTCAAGCTTGTTACCTGCCGCCCACCCAAGGGAGAAGAGCTGACGGTTCTCACCGAGCTGCTGGAACATCCCGGCGGGGGGGCTCAGGCCGTGGCGAAAGTCCTATTGAACCTCGACGAAGTACTGATGAAATAG
- a CDS encoding transposase yields the protein MTNSRKQALSGEVGIRFRDLVRQACRSHEIDILQGAVSCDRMHVLLSCPPSLSPSNVRFFFKWRLSA from the coding sequence GTGACGAATTCTCGCAAGCAGGCGTTGAGCGGGGAGGTAGGCATTCGCTTTCGAGACCTGGTCCGCCAGGCCTGCCGATCGCACGAGATCGACATTCTGCAGGGGGCAGTGTCGTGCGACCGCATGCATGTGCTGCTGAGTTGCCCGCCGAGTCTGTCGCCGAGCAACGTGCGATTCTTCTTTAAATGGAGACTTTCTGCGTGA
- a CDS encoding sigma-70 family RNA polymerase sigma factor: MAVSDEANERFVELLAAHTKRLYAFIRTLMLNGENDAEEVFQATCLVLWRKFGEYDPAKDFGAWACRMAYFEALRQKHKSQRIQHMSEAALEALAVAAEPIAQQIDRRREALADCLAKLNVPDRETVQLRYFTGLRPKEMAARKGRPRHTVYRELSRIHSLLMRCVQRKLESE, translated from the coding sequence ATGGCCGTAAGTGACGAGGCGAATGAGCGGTTTGTTGAACTGCTTGCAGCTCACACAAAACGCCTATACGCGTTTATTCGCACATTGATGCTCAATGGTGAGAATGACGCCGAAGAAGTGTTCCAAGCCACCTGCTTAGTCCTGTGGAGGAAATTCGGCGAGTACGATCCCGCAAAAGACTTTGGCGCCTGGGCCTGCCGGATGGCCTACTTCGAGGCGTTGCGACAAAAGCATAAATCCCAGCGAATTCAGCACATGAGCGAGGCTGCCCTTGAGGCCCTTGCCGTGGCGGCCGAGCCAATCGCCCAACAGATCGACCGCCGTCGGGAGGCTCTGGCGGATTGCCTGGCCAAATTGAATGTTCCTGATCGAGAGACTGTTCAATTGCGGTATTTCACGGGGCTTCGCCCGAAAGAGATGGCAGCCCGCAAAGGTCGGCCCAGGCACACTGTGTACCGAGAGCTAAGCCGCATCCATTCTCTGCTGATGCGATGCGTGCAAAGGAAACTGGAATCGGAATAG
- a CDS encoding LamG domain-containing protein gives MGNSLRLGEVLTLLEGIAELDFENAQGGSMRVRIEGPASVFLRADGKIGVRHGTVTADARPKGGEFSLETPAGAIQVLADASFGIRATEDSHEIHAFDGELIVTPGRGTLSTEGMRVSRGNALRLQLRFKEIVGAEHIAASPAAFASSRSMLSDRVRFGKAYQDIVLRSEPVVYLRFAQASRVVPNLGSAEGLDLHQVGEVHWRTATDQATVEFGLNPNPGCFVSQDYWPNEPLGSYSIEFWMKPSQYRNGSLVSLVGKDPQGTMYPHGLLVELGGPVVSADRGVPSSAIRFLHRNPLSLRGDVGTSCISSSNYRVRQWQHIAVTKDGQKMTLYLDGKVMAEAHELRNLPGQLRLVVGQIYPLDGSENYNTKGIRPYIGQVRELAAYERPLEASEIRARLRSARPDTKGLTET, from the coding sequence GTGGGAAACTCGCTTCGCTTGGGCGAAGTGTTGACCCTGCTCGAAGGGATTGCTGAACTCGATTTCGAGAACGCCCAGGGCGGAAGTATGCGGGTCCGGATCGAAGGGCCGGCTAGCGTCTTCTTGCGAGCCGATGGGAAGATCGGCGTTCGCCATGGAACCGTCACCGCGGACGCGAGACCGAAGGGCGGAGAGTTTTCGTTAGAAACGCCGGCTGGCGCCATTCAGGTGCTGGCCGACGCATCCTTCGGTATTCGAGCAACGGAGGATTCTCATGAGATCCACGCCTTCGATGGCGAACTGATCGTGACGCCAGGTCGAGGAACGCTTTCGACTGAAGGCATGCGTGTCTCTCGCGGCAACGCCTTACGGCTGCAGCTTCGGTTTAAGGAGATTGTAGGTGCAGAACACATTGCCGCCTCGCCCGCGGCGTTTGCATCATCGCGTTCCATGCTTTCGGACCGAGTGAGGTTCGGCAAAGCGTACCAAGATATCGTGCTGCGGAGTGAGCCAGTCGTCTACCTGCGATTCGCTCAAGCGAGCAGGGTGGTGCCAAACCTTGGCTCAGCTGAGGGCCTTGATCTCCATCAGGTTGGAGAAGTCCATTGGCGGACCGCCACCGACCAAGCGACCGTCGAATTTGGCTTGAATCCGAACCCCGGATGTTTCGTGAGCCAAGACTACTGGCCGAATGAACCGCTAGGCAGCTATTCGATCGAATTTTGGATGAAGCCGAGCCAATACCGTAACGGATCGTTGGTCTCGCTGGTTGGCAAAGATCCTCAAGGGACGATGTATCCTCACGGACTGCTGGTTGAGCTTGGTGGACCAGTCGTTTCCGCCGACCGAGGAGTCCCGTCTAGCGCCATTCGCTTTCTTCATCGGAATCCACTCTCTCTGCGCGGTGATGTAGGGACGTCGTGCATTTCAAGTTCAAACTACCGTGTCAGGCAATGGCAGCACATTGCTGTTACCAAAGACGGGCAGAAGATGACGCTCTATCTGGATGGAAAGGTGATGGCTGAAGCACACGAATTGAGAAACCTGCCTGGGCAGCTCCGACTCGTGGTAGGTCAGATCTACCCATTGGATGGTTCAGAGAATTACAACACGAAGGGAATCCGTCCGTACATCGGGCAGGTTAGAGAGCTGGCGGCTTATGAACGACCGTTAGAAGCTAGCGAGATTCGCGCACGGCTCCGCAGTGCTCGCCCCGACACTAAGGGTCTCACGGAGACCTAG
- a CDS encoding DUF1559 family PulG-like putative transporter produces MQTDKEDRRSALGFTLVELLVVIAIIGVLIALLLPAVQSARESARRMQCLNNLKQLGLACHNYESANGTLPPGSHYNGGPPPGGNWITNTFDYMELGTVLDSLDRTEYFTNGGATDTPNEQVIAQLRFEQLICPSDETASQPMADDVESSGRNPRVCQMLWYTGSMGTTIPDFVSTLTGTVPAGASGGVDPVIQVATGCNFGSGGKFNCAPCFGNARLPCMGPEGALCGGLICRSIDGVAFKKAPDGLSKTFLAGEHIPSHNYFNSVFSENFVVSSTVTPINLFNDAEEIGRDGPRQPRTYPRTSGFKSWHPGGANMLFGDGSARLIQESIDYFAWNAFGSRAGEENVNDDA; encoded by the coding sequence ATGCAAACTGACAAAGAAGATCGACGCTCGGCTTTAGGATTCACCCTGGTCGAACTGCTGGTGGTCATTGCGATCATCGGCGTTCTCATTGCGTTGCTGCTGCCAGCCGTCCAATCGGCTCGCGAGTCGGCCCGCAGGATGCAGTGCCTGAACAACTTGAAACAGCTCGGCCTGGCGTGCCATAACTACGAGAGCGCCAATGGAACTCTGCCGCCGGGGTCCCACTACAACGGTGGCCCCCCACCAGGCGGAAACTGGATCACCAATACATTTGACTACATGGAGCTCGGGACTGTCCTCGACTCCCTGGACAGAACCGAGTACTTCACAAACGGTGGGGCGACAGATACTCCCAATGAACAAGTCATCGCGCAGCTACGGTTCGAGCAGTTGATCTGCCCGAGCGATGAAACTGCTAGCCAACCGATGGCAGACGACGTTGAGTCTTCAGGCCGGAATCCTAGAGTCTGCCAGATGCTTTGGTACACCGGCTCTATGGGTACCACCATTCCTGACTTCGTTTCCACATTGACGGGAACCGTCCCAGCCGGTGCATCGGGCGGCGTCGATCCTGTTATACAAGTCGCAACTGGTTGCAACTTTGGGTCGGGCGGTAAGTTCAACTGCGCCCCATGCTTTGGGAATGCTCGGCTGCCTTGTATGGGGCCAGAAGGCGCTCTTTGCGGTGGGCTGATATGCCGCTCCATCGACGGCGTGGCGTTCAAGAAAGCCCCGGATGGGCTCTCTAAGACATTCTTGGCTGGTGAGCACATTCCGTCGCATAACTATTTCAACTCGGTGTTCTCTGAGAACTTTGTCGTCTCGTCAACGGTGACACCTATCAATCTCTTCAACGACGCAGAGGAAATCGGGCGAGACGGTCCAAGGCAACCTCGCACCTACCCTCGCACCTCTGGCTTCAAGAGCTGGCACCCTGGCGGCGCCAACATGCTTTTTGGCGATGGAAGCGCTCGCTTGATCCAAGAATCGATCGATTACTTTGCCTGGAATGCGTTCGGTTCGCGAGCGGGTGAGGAAAACGTGAATGACGACGCCTAG